The proteins below are encoded in one region of Bacteroides uniformis:
- a CDS encoding DNA/RNA non-specific endonuclease, which yields MARKKKKQSQGVYYLILFICAVCLAYEPVAKILSDARQKSSTPAKIELTAGTRLEIPAKLKNVSEQILQRKGYTVSYNKDLKIPNWVAWELTPEKLMERESRTDKFLPDPDLPEHEAVTTDDYKGAGMDRGHMCPAGDNRWHWKAMQESFYMTNICPQNHNLNRGDWKELEESCRRWAQEEGKIYIVCGPILYDQRHRTIGKKHKITVPEAFFKVVLCADSNPPKAIGFIYKNASGNHPLDSYVNTVDEVERITGIDFFPTLPDEIEEKVEAEYDLKLW from the coding sequence ATGGCACGAAAAAAAAAGAAACAATCGCAAGGCGTCTATTATCTTATATTGTTTATATGTGCGGTCTGCCTTGCCTATGAACCCGTTGCAAAGATACTTTCGGATGCCAGGCAAAAGAGTTCTACGCCTGCCAAGATAGAACTCACGGCAGGCACACGCCTTGAAATACCGGCAAAGCTGAAGAACGTCTCCGAACAGATTCTCCAGCGGAAAGGCTACACAGTATCCTACAACAAAGATTTAAAGATACCCAATTGGGTAGCCTGGGAACTCACTCCCGAAAAACTGATGGAGCGTGAAAGCCGTACAGACAAGTTCCTGCCCGACCCCGACCTGCCTGAGCACGAGGCAGTAACCACCGATGACTACAAAGGAGCCGGCATGGACCGCGGACATATGTGTCCGGCCGGTGACAACCGCTGGCACTGGAAAGCCATGCAAGAGAGCTTCTACATGACAAACATTTGCCCGCAGAACCACAATCTAAACCGTGGCGACTGGAAAGAACTGGAAGAGTCATGCCGCCGTTGGGCACAAGAAGAAGGCAAGATATACATTGTATGCGGTCCTATTCTCTATGACCAACGTCACCGTACCATTGGTAAGAAGCACAAAATTACAGTGCCCGAAGCATTCTTCAAGGTCGTTCTGTGTGCAGACAGCAATCCCCCCAAAGCCATCGGCTTCATTTATAAGAATGCATCAGGCAATCATCCGTTGGACAGCTACGTCAATACAGTGGACGAAGTGGAACGAATTACAGGTATAGACTTTTTCCCTACCCTTCCGGATGAAATAGAAGAGAAGGTGGAAGCCGAATATGACTTGAAACTGTGGTAA
- a CDS encoding flavin reductase family protein has protein sequence MKSIAIKDLSENFFEVIGKEWMLVTAGSKEHFNTMTASWGGIGWLWNKPVVFVFIRSERYTYEFMEENEYFTLSFLGKENRSIYNLCGSKSGREVDKVKETGLNPIVTERGNILFEQDRLGLECRKLFITDMKEELFLDHSVYERWYGGDHGGLHRVYVAEIVDAWVKE, from the coding sequence ATGAAATCAATAGCAATTAAAGATTTAAGCGAGAACTTCTTCGAAGTGATAGGCAAAGAGTGGATGCTGGTTACGGCAGGCAGTAAAGAACATTTCAACACCATGACTGCCAGTTGGGGAGGTATTGGCTGGCTTTGGAACAAGCCGGTGGTGTTTGTCTTTATTCGTTCCGAGCGCTATACGTATGAGTTTATGGAGGAGAACGAATATTTCACCCTTTCTTTTTTAGGAAAGGAAAACCGGAGCATTTACAACCTTTGTGGCAGTAAATCGGGTAGGGAAGTGGATAAGGTAAAGGAAACGGGTCTGAATCCTATCGTTACCGAGCGGGGAAACATTCTCTTTGAGCAGGACCGCCTGGGATTGGAGTGCCGCAAGCTTTTCATTACCGATATGAAAGAAGAACTCTTTCTCGACCATTCCGTCTACGAACGTTGGTATGGCGGTGACCACGGCGGATTGCACCGGGTTTATGTAGCCGAGATTGTAGATGCCTGGGTAAAGGAATAA
- a CDS encoding radical SAM protein codes for MTVIYPSPIFGPVHSRRLGVSLGINLLPADGKVCTFDCIYCECGFNADHRSKQPLPTREKVRSALEARLRDMQQNGPTPDVLTFAGNGEPTAHPRFPEIIEDTLALRDKYFPNAKVSVLSNSTFIHRPAVFEALNKIDNNILKLDTVDEEYIRVLDRPTGHYSIREIIEGMKAFKGNCIIQTMFLKGSYKGQDMDNTSDKFVLPWLEAVKEIAPRQVMIYTIDRETPDHDLQKATHEELDRIAERIRETGIPVSVSY; via the coding sequence ATGACTGTCATTTATCCGTCTCCCATATTCGGTCCCGTTCATTCTCGCCGTCTGGGAGTATCTTTGGGAATAAATTTATTGCCGGCAGACGGCAAAGTATGCACTTTCGACTGCATTTACTGTGAATGTGGTTTCAATGCCGACCATCGTTCCAAACAGCCGCTGCCCACACGCGAAAAAGTCCGTTCGGCCCTTGAAGCCCGCCTGCGGGACATGCAGCAAAACGGACCTACACCGGATGTTCTGACTTTTGCCGGTAATGGAGAACCGACGGCACATCCCCGTTTCCCCGAAATCATAGAAGATACACTTGCCTTGCGCGACAAGTATTTTCCGAATGCAAAGGTGAGCGTACTGAGCAATTCTACCTTTATTCATCGTCCTGCCGTATTCGAGGCTTTGAACAAGATTGACAACAACATCCTTAAACTGGATACGGTGGATGAAGAGTATATCCGTGTACTTGACCGTCCTACCGGACATTACTCCATCCGGGAGATTATAGAAGGGATGAAAGCATTCAAAGGGAACTGCATTATCCAGACCATGTTTCTCAAAGGAAGTTATAAAGGACAAGATATGGATAATACATCCGATAAATTTGTTCTTCCCTGGCTGGAAGCTGTCAAGGAGATTGCTCCCCGCCAAGTGATGATTTATACCATCGACCGTGAAACGCCCGACCATGATTTGCAGAAGGCCACTCATGAGGAACTGGATCGCATTGCGGAACGGATACGTGAAACGGGTATACCGGTAAGTGTTTCTTATTAA